From a single Alloactinosynnema sp. L-07 genomic region:
- a CDS encoding alpha/beta hydrolase produces the protein MSNPLDRVPLSVQSAFVRALLALPKPIRRRIAGKPVRIDGQELALDAQLFLLLEKASGYRLVNGTPEQARQRLAASRSLVSGPPIEPVTVRALTIEDSVPARFYAPEGVGDDAPLLVYYHGGGWVVGDLDSHDNVSRFLAKRAGVKVLSVDYRLAPEHRFPAAVDDALTAFNHAVKNAAELGIDPDRIAVGGDSAGGNLAAVTALQAVRAGGAVPKFQLLIYPAVDASVRRRSRELFADGFFLTSADMDWFREHYAPNEDDRVNPLFSPLLAEDLTGLPPAYVATAGFDPLRDEGEAYAERLKESGVKVIAVRYPDLIHGYFNFLGVGRRFQEAAVEAAVALRTALAL, from the coding sequence ATGTCGAATCCGTTGGACCGAGTGCCGCTGTCGGTGCAGTCCGCCTTCGTCCGCGCCCTGCTCGCCCTGCCGAAACCGATCCGCAGGCGCATCGCGGGCAAGCCGGTCCGCATCGACGGACAGGAACTCGCGCTCGACGCGCAGCTGTTCCTGCTGCTGGAGAAGGCATCGGGCTACCGTCTGGTCAACGGCACTCCCGAACAGGCCCGGCAACGCCTCGCCGCGTCGCGCTCGCTGGTCAGCGGACCTCCGATCGAGCCGGTGACCGTGCGCGCGCTGACCATCGAGGACAGCGTTCCCGCCCGCTTCTACGCGCCGGAGGGTGTCGGTGACGACGCCCCGCTGCTGGTCTACTACCACGGTGGCGGCTGGGTCGTCGGCGACCTCGACAGCCACGACAACGTCAGCCGCTTCCTGGCCAAGCGGGCCGGGGTCAAGGTGCTGTCGGTGGACTACCGGCTGGCTCCGGAACACCGGTTCCCGGCGGCGGTCGACGACGCGCTGACCGCCTTCAACCACGCCGTCAAGAACGCCGCCGAACTGGGCATCGACCCGGACCGGATCGCGGTCGGCGGCGACAGCGCGGGCGGCAACCTGGCCGCGGTCACCGCGCTGCAGGCGGTCCGGGCGGGCGGCGCGGTCCCCAAGTTCCAGCTGCTGATCTACCCGGCGGTCGACGCCTCGGTCCGCAGGCGGTCTCGGGAGCTGTTCGCCGATGGCTTCTTCCTGACCAGCGCCGACATGGACTGGTTCCGCGAGCACTACGCCCCCAACGAGGACGACCGGGTCAACCCGCTGTTCTCGCCGCTGCTGGCGGAGGATCTGACCGGCTTGCCGCCCGCGTACGTGGCCACGGCCGGGTTCGACCCGCTGCGCGATGAGGGCGAGGCCTATGCGGAGAGGCTGAAGGAATCCGGGGTTAAGGTGATCGCGGTTCGCTATCCGGACCTGATCCATGGCTACTTCAACTTCCTCGGCGTCGGCAGGCGATTCCAGGAAGCGGCGGTAGAGGCGGCTGTCGCACTGCGGACAGCGCTGGCGCTCTGA
- a CDS encoding NADPH-dependent FMN reductase translates to MTVSVVGIGGSLRTDSQSERALRIALAGAAEAGAKTTALSGADLVLPFYDPAVPERSREAMRLVDELREADGVILVSPGYHGTVSGLVKNALDYVEDLRDDTRPYLDGRAVGCIATASGWQASVTTLQALRSVVHALRGWPTPLGAAVNSAEVLFDGGGECSDPQVSTSLRTIGLQVVEFALARAT, encoded by the coding sequence GTGACGGTGTCGGTGGTCGGAATCGGTGGGTCCCTGCGGACAGACTCTCAGTCCGAGCGCGCGCTGCGGATCGCGCTGGCCGGGGCCGCTGAGGCGGGTGCGAAGACAACCGCCTTGTCCGGCGCCGATCTGGTGCTCCCGTTCTACGATCCTGCCGTGCCGGAGCGCTCGCGCGAAGCCATGCGGCTGGTCGACGAACTTCGCGAGGCCGATGGTGTGATCCTCGTCTCACCCGGCTACCACGGCACCGTGTCCGGGCTGGTCAAGAACGCCCTGGACTACGTCGAGGACCTGCGCGACGACACCCGCCCCTACCTCGACGGCCGCGCCGTGGGCTGCATCGCCACCGCGTCGGGTTGGCAGGCGTCGGTGACGACGCTGCAGGCGCTGCGGTCGGTCGTGCACGCGCTGCGCGGCTGGCCGACGCCGCTGGGCGCGGCGGTGAACTCCGCCGAGGTCCTGTTCGACGGCGGCGGCGAGTGCAGCGACCCGCAGGTCTCGACGAGCCTGCGGACCATCGGCCTGCAGGTCGTCGAGTTCGCCTTGGCCCGCGCTACCTGA
- a CDS encoding prolyl oligopeptidase family serine peptidase, whose translation MTNHPVAEVPDRLFTDDATEARWRARFHAARLSLPEWARDAPDRTVYTSNASGVWEVYAWDRATDTHRRVTDRPNGTLHAVLTPDGEHIWWFADTDGDEFGSWVSEPFGGRPAGAEATAAVKGTKPGYPAGIEVGRDLRAVGVADDDGTTVFLARGGGEAEVVYRDEHDGGVAALSQDETLLAIAHSEHGDNRHPALRVLATADASTLAEKWDGKGKGLDAIAFSPVDGDQRLLVLHERRGREELLIWDVAADTEHEITLDLPGEVTADWYTDGTALLVAHTHEARNSLHRYDITTGELSTLDTPAGTIGSAHTRPDGTVEYSWSSAADPAVVRALFADGTERVLLTPPGERAPGSAPLADAFVETPNGRVHALVARPQDAPDGPLPTVFSLHGGPHAADEDRFSAYRALWLDAGFAVVHVNYRGSTGYGSAWRDAIEGRPGLTELADVAAVHAWAVESGLADPRQCVVNGASWGGYLSLLALGTQPDLWAAGVAGVPVADYLAAYEDEMEPLRAFDRALFGGSPDELHDRYVECSPITYVDDVKVPVLVLAGENDPRCPIRQIDNYLDRLAERGAPYEMYRYDAGHGSLVVAETIKQSLIEVYFALRALGLR comes from the coding sequence GTGACCAACCATCCTGTCGCCGAGGTCCCCGACCGGCTCTTCACCGACGACGCCACCGAGGCGCGCTGGCGGGCCCGGTTCCACGCCGCGCGGCTGTCGCTGCCGGAGTGGGCCAGGGACGCACCCGACCGCACCGTCTACACCTCCAACGCCAGCGGGGTGTGGGAGGTCTACGCCTGGGACCGGGCCACCGACACCCACCGGCGGGTCACCGACCGGCCCAACGGCACGCTGCACGCCGTCCTCACCCCCGACGGTGAGCACATCTGGTGGTTCGCCGACACCGACGGCGACGAGTTCGGCTCGTGGGTCAGCGAGCCCTTCGGCGGCCGTCCGGCGGGGGCCGAGGCCACCGCGGCGGTCAAGGGCACCAAGCCCGGCTACCCGGCGGGCATCGAGGTCGGCCGCGACCTGCGGGCGGTCGGGGTCGCCGACGACGACGGCACGACGGTCTTCCTGGCGCGCGGCGGCGGCGAGGCCGAGGTCGTCTACCGCGACGAGCACGACGGCGGCGTGGCCGCGCTGTCGCAGGACGAGACGCTGCTGGCCATCGCGCACTCCGAGCACGGCGACAACCGCCACCCGGCGCTGCGGGTCTTGGCGACCGCCGACGCCTCCACCCTCGCCGAGAAGTGGGACGGCAAGGGCAAGGGGCTCGACGCGATCGCGTTCAGCCCGGTCGACGGCGACCAGCGGCTGCTGGTGCTGCACGAGCGCCGGGGCCGCGAGGAGCTGCTGATCTGGGACGTCGCCGCCGACACCGAGCACGAGATCACGCTCGACCTGCCCGGCGAAGTCACCGCCGACTGGTACACCGACGGCACCGCCCTGCTCGTCGCGCACACCCACGAGGCGCGCAACTCGCTGCACCGCTACGACATCACCACCGGCGAACTCTCCACTTTGGACACCCCAGCCGGCACGATCGGCTCCGCGCACACCCGCCCGGACGGCACGGTCGAGTACTCCTGGTCCAGCGCCGCCGACCCCGCGGTGGTCCGCGCGCTGTTCGCCGACGGCACCGAGCGCGTCCTGCTGACACCGCCCGGCGAGCGCGCGCCCGGATCGGCCCCGCTGGCCGACGCCTTCGTGGAGACCCCGAACGGCCGCGTCCACGCCCTGGTCGCGCGCCCGCAGGACGCGCCGGACGGGCCGCTGCCGACGGTGTTCAGCCTGCACGGCGGCCCGCACGCCGCCGACGAGGACCGCTTCTCGGCCTACCGCGCGCTCTGGCTCGACGCCGGGTTCGCCGTGGTGCACGTGAACTACCGCGGCTCCACCGGCTACGGCTCGGCCTGGCGCGACGCCATCGAGGGCAGGCCCGGCCTGACCGAACTGGCCGACGTCGCCGCCGTGCACGCGTGGGCCGTGGAGTCCGGCCTGGCCGACCCGCGGCAGTGCGTGGTCAACGGCGCGTCGTGGGGCGGCTACCTGAGCCTGCTCGCGCTGGGCACCCAGCCGGACCTGTGGGCCGCGGGCGTCGCGGGCGTGCCGGTGGCCGACTACCTGGCCGCGTATGAGGACGAGATGGAGCCGTTGCGCGCCTTCGACCGCGCGCTGTTCGGCGGTTCGCCGGACGAACTGCACGACCGCTACGTCGAGTGCTCCCCAATCACCTACGTCGACGACGTGAAGGTTCCGGTGCTGGTCCTCGCGGGCGAGAACGACCCGCGCTGCCCGATCCGGCAGATCGACAACTACCTCGACCGGCTGGCCGAACGCGGTGCGCCGTATGAGATGTACCGCTACGACGCGGGCCACGGGTCGCTGGTGGTCGCGGAGACGATCAAGCAGTCATTGATCGAGGTCTACTTCGCGCTGCGGGCGCTCGGGCTCAGGTAG
- a CDS encoding ferredoxin, protein MTWKVEVDERACVASGLCTGIAPDHFALEGRAATVKNPEIDPDDDVLDAAGGCPGMAISVTENGRDLLA, encoded by the coding sequence GTGACCTGGAAAGTCGAAGTTGACGAGCGCGCGTGCGTGGCCTCGGGCCTGTGCACCGGTATAGCCCCCGACCACTTCGCCCTCGAAGGCCGAGCGGCGACCGTCAAGAACCCCGAGATCGACCCGGACGACGACGTCCTCGACGCCGCGGGCGGGTGCCCCGGGATGGCCATCTCGGTCACCGAGAACGGGCGCGATCTGCTCGCCTGA
- the cpt gene encoding chloramphenicol phosphotransferase CPT gives MIVLNGGSSSGKSGIARCLQAVLPDPWLTFGVDTLIEAMPASMRESDAGIEFAPDGGVAVGDGFRALEDAWIDGIVAMARAGARVIVDEVFLGGATSQRRWVDALGGLTVLWVGVRCESAVAEGREIARGDRVPGMAAAQAELVHQGVVYDLEVDTTRAESMECARIVAARVV, from the coding sequence GTGATCGTTCTCAACGGTGGTTCCAGTTCGGGCAAGTCCGGGATCGCTCGGTGCCTGCAAGCGGTGCTGCCCGATCCGTGGCTGACGTTCGGGGTCGACACGCTGATCGAGGCGATGCCCGCGTCGATGCGGGAGTCGGACGCGGGCATCGAGTTCGCGCCGGACGGTGGGGTGGCCGTTGGGGACGGGTTCCGGGCCCTGGAGGACGCGTGGATCGACGGGATCGTGGCGATGGCGCGGGCGGGGGCACGGGTCATCGTCGATGAGGTGTTTCTCGGTGGAGCCACGTCGCAGCGGCGGTGGGTCGACGCGTTGGGTGGGTTGACGGTGTTGTGGGTCGGTGTCCGGTGCGAGAGCGCGGTCGCCGAGGGACGGGAGATCGCGCGGGGCGATCGGGTTCCGGGGATGGCCGCCGCGCAGGCGGAACTGGTTCATCAGGGCGTGGTCTACGACCTGGAAGTGGACACCACCCGTGCCGAGTCGATGGAGTGCGCGCGGATTGTCGCCGCGAGAGTGGTTTGA
- a CDS encoding MOSC domain-containing protein has translation MEPDLATVVAVCRDGEHRFSKPVTASISLLAGLGVEGDAHAGVTVRHRSRVAVDPTQPNLRQVHLLHEELFEELARAGFGVKPGQLGENITTRGIDLLALPRHTVLRIGAEAIIEVTGLRNPCAQINSFQSGLLKQVAHLDADGRLVRKAGIMGVVLRGGRVGPGDAIRAEIPSLPHLPLERV, from the coding sequence ATGGAGCCCGATCTCGCCACCGTTGTCGCGGTCTGTCGCGATGGGGAGCACCGGTTCAGCAAGCCCGTCACCGCGTCGATCAGCTTGCTCGCCGGGCTTGGGGTGGAGGGTGACGCGCACGCGGGGGTGACGGTTCGCCATCGGTCGCGGGTGGCGGTGGACCCGACGCAGCCGAACCTGCGGCAGGTGCATCTGCTGCACGAGGAACTGTTCGAGGAGTTGGCCCGCGCGGGATTCGGGGTCAAACCGGGGCAGCTCGGGGAGAACATCACGACCCGCGGGATAGATCTGCTGGCGCTTCCCCGGCACACGGTCCTCCGGATCGGCGCCGAGGCCATCATCGAGGTGACCGGGTTGCGCAACCCGTGTGCCCAGATCAACAGCTTTCAGTCGGGGCTGCTCAAGCAGGTGGCCCACCTGGACGCCGACGGTCGCCTCGTGCGCAAAGCCGGGATCATGGGTGTCGTCCTGCGTGGCGGCCGGGTCGGGCCGGGCGACGCGATTCGGGCCGAGATTCCGTCTCTGCCCCATCTTCCACTTGAGCGGGTGTAG